Part of the Mercenaria mercenaria strain notata chromosome 8, MADL_Memer_1, whole genome shotgun sequence genome is shown below.
ATTTACTTTATTACTGCCGAAGCAGGACAGttctcaataaaaaaaatatattctcaaTCGTTTATTTAAACGCACCAATCTCTTTTAAATGTTCAAGAGAAATCTTACAGCTCTTATTTTTAACCCTGTAATATTTGGTATCATCCACTGAATGAAAAACATACAAACTACattcttttgtacagttttcATAGAAATTTTGCACGAAATTTACTTGGAGAAAGAGTTTACACGGCTTTTCTTGGACCTAAGCAGCGTCCCTAAATTACTGTTTAACGGAGAAATTATTTTGATGtgtattctgtaaaaaaaaagaggagaaaattttttgaaatgatTCAGTAACTcgtttttatctaaatttacaacGCCGAGATTTAAAAGAAAGGAAAAGACTTTTTAAATACTGTTCATTCCCAACccttaaaaattcatttttcctgaaaaaacaTTGCTTTAAAGGATGGATAAGTAATAGATATTTTTATAGAAAGGACACTAAAATTCTAATCTCAAAAAGGTAATTTACCAGGACATTTTGTAGCGAAGTGATGCAACATTTGCGCGTGCTcaacatttgacagaaaaataaataaaaaaaacccccaaaatctGAATATAGTGCCAAAGGACCAAAATGCCAATACCAGAAGTGACGAACAGTCATGTTAGCGGATGTAAATGTAATGATGCTGTAATACAATCTGTATTATATATAGAACACGTGCAAATTGATGTGAACTTTAAACTGGAACTCATCCACGACTGAACCAACTCTTTgcacttttatcatatattatcCATGTTTATCTCACAATAATTACGCTAATAAACATCTTAAGTAAATTTCTGTCTACTATGGCTCCTAAAGTATAAATAGCCGTTTTGGCACTTAATAGTAGAGAGAAATTAAGATGCATGCGttgttttaaatacaatatttatgaAGACTTGTTGGCGTACATAAATGTATGTGTGTGCATCATTTTTTCTCCTATTatgtcaatattttatatttaaaaaaaaatggcaagtACTAAATGATCTTTTTTGTTACTGACTGATTAAATAATACCGTATTGTGCTCTTATTTTGAATACTTGAATAGGAATATTTTTGATTGGTATATACTTAGTCATTATACAAGTGTTTTGTTGCATGCGGCATCAGAAGTTAATTATcgcagttttattttcattttttttacttattagtCTATTAAACATGTCCTGAATAGAGAGCGATCATgcagcacaaactatggaccgacGATTCTTATAAGGAATCATGTAAGAAAATTACTTCTTGGATAAATTGCCGGTCCATTGTTTGTGCTATTTACCGGTCTATAGTCCAAGAACtaaagtcaaaatttgaagaaaaaagttCTTTAGACATCAGGCAATAGGCTTTactattgaccgacaagccaTTCCGTAAGTATACAGTACTTTATGGCTTCTCGCacagttttggtgaaatttttcaacatgttcatttttcCAATCAAGTTTTgcttagaatgtatatatgaccctgaaaaaaatgataaaatgggtgaaaataaaagtttgataCCGGTAAAGATGAAGGAAGAATGTAACtcacattttatggatttttgagattttttttcgcctaaaatgtgtggatTTGTCCCTTTAAAACCTTCTAAATGAATTATATGAAATCAGCACCGCCCGACAAACGTATAAAGCCACACGGAATTTAATACTTTTTACGCTTGAAGAAGACGGAAACAAATTAATCTGTCAGAGAGTAGATGTTTATACATGGTGGTGCACCAGCCGCTGAAATTTTAATGTGGGCGGCGCGAACACTGTGacagaaaacatgtttttttcaagTCGCGAATTTAAGAGCGCAGACGCTGGTCTAGTGTtagcttttttttctcaaaaaaccCTTTTCGTACAACTGTATTGTTTATACTCTagttaagtttttaaaaaatcgacGACCGGAAATACAGTCACAGTATCAAGTACATTGACATTTttggtcatcgatttttttttcatttgacttacGTATAAACAGTACATTTGTGTGAAAAGgggatttttaaagaaagaaaaatacacTAGACGTTTAAGGGTATACTagattcaaatttcatatttgaaaatatggacAACTACTTCACATAGTTTATGTCAACATGAAAttaatatgtttataattatgtattaataGCACTTTATGCATTTgctttgaaattataaataatatttatattctgtTATAATTCTGAGGTGAataatcatatacatatatagggaGTTAGtagcgcagtggttagcaggttggactacaacccCAGCGGTCCGGGTTTTCCCACTCGGATAATATCCCGACTCTTTACTATTCCGCCTACTCtaaatgaacagaacagaacagaacagaacagaagtttatttacAGAGAGACTTGAACTCTAAATGAATACAGCTTTACAACAATCGCTGACGGTCTTTTTTTCTATGTTGTAACATTTCTCAGCGGAATAGTTGCACACTGACAGAAAAATGACACGACGCATTTTTGgtctgttgtgttttttttctctccaatGTATGTAATTATTTTGCTAATGATAAAGAATTTCTTTCAAACAGATACCCCATTAACTGACCCTGATTTCACGCTGAATGTAATCGAAATTAAGTTCTTCTTCTGAAAGGAGAAACCTTTCAGATTTTTAGACTATTTTCTAAAAAAGAAATCTGTTCgttccatattttttatttagttagtttactttgaaaacatttaacaataatttattttattgaaagttattaACTTCTATGGATAGTTTGTAAATGATGCAATCAAAAGTCTGTAGAAAATTACATCAACCTTATTacacaaacaaataataatttaaatcatATACAACTCTATTTTCAAATTCAGACTAAACGACGCAGTTTGAATACCTGAAATTgctacaattttcatatttaataaaGATGCACGCGGCTATATAATAACTAAATTAAAAACtaatttcagaataaaaatgGTTTATATATAACTTAAATAATACATCTCTGTTCTTTCAATGTGTTGCACCCAAATTATAATAAATAAGGTAAAgacagttttatttgcattttttttttcaaacaaaattgtaaataaattcaAAGATTTCTAATGATCTCttcaaacaagtaaaattacattctcTTTTTGCTAAAAAGGTCACGCACCCAATATAATGGTCACTGTAGATAGCGAACTATCTATGATAATTAGATTCAATTGTATTgagataataaatatgtttaagcCATGGGTTTTTTAATTATAGCTTTGACGGTGATTtattaatgtacatattttttttcaattacataGACAGGCGCGTAATTGTGATCAAATAGTATTCGTTTCTTTTCGTACCAATAAAGACCACTTAAAGTACGAACTCCTGGTCCTGCAGTTATAATTATAAACTTTTGGATAAGAATGTTTTGTATGGGTTCTTACACCTTTCATGCTAAAGAACCAGAGAAATTTCTTAAACCGGAACTGGAGGGTGTTCTGTATCTCGTTAATTccacaaactaaaaaaaaaaagctaactTTCTTCAAGAAAAGTCGTCCATATTGGTAACCGACGGCGACTGCAAACAGGCTCAGAtactcacacacacacaaaccatATAACAAGTTATTCTATTTAATAGGTGAACAGCCAAGGTGCATAACAGTAAGCAGTCCTTCAGCAGACGTTACTGAAAGGTCACCAGGTACTTCCAGAAATGGCGAAAACTATTTCGACTCGAGTCCTGAGAAGTCAGATCACAGCGAACACTCTCCACCTTGTCTGGATAATAGTCAGAGCGATTTCAATACTTCGATGTCTGACCAAGAGGACGCTACCGGAAGTTCGTCATCTAAGCCACGGAAGCTGCGCAGAAGCCGTACAACTTTTACGACTTTCCAGCTGCACCAACTTGAGCGAGCCTTTGAGAAGACACAATATCCTGATGTCTTCACTAGAGAAGAGCTTGCAATGAGGCTTGATCTGAGCGAAGCCCGAGTGCAGGTACTTACTTTAGATATTTTATTGCATGAAACAAAACATTGCTATAAATCTATACTggctgaattaaaaaaaaaatcatgaatgtacATAAGATAACTGTTGAGCATACACTAAAACATTCGAGCGTCCGACCTCCTTAGAATGTGCTCAGTCAGAGCAATTTCAATTATCTTAACATTCTTGGAACGTGAATTTAAACATGTCGTCTGCAGCTTCCTCTGTTTATGTCGTAACTGACACTTTCACTAATAAGATTGATTTATTCTCGAGTTCTTGAACTAGACCTGCAGGtgtaaaatcataattattattcacatttataaaaaaaacaaaaacattcttttatattttattttcaagtgtcGCGGAATGCTACACGTCTAGCAGATAAACGAATCATGTAATATTGAAGTAATTTCATTAACATAATATACCTGGTGTTGTAATGCGGATACGGAATTTAAGATAGTAAACGTTACCAtttataaaactgttattttaagtGGAAATGGCCAGTACCCGACAAATAAGAAGAGACATAATTCTATCTGATTTGCGCACGTAGTGGCTCTTTAATCACGTGTTGTGTAATTcataataattgataaaaatgttacacaaGCTAACCTATTGAATTAGTTGTTGTACTAAAATGGCTATTCACAACAAAGACGAGTCATGAAGCCGCATAATTGGCCACCCGCTGAAACTGTTAGAATCTGTTATAGCGACGTCTCTGCCATGTGTGAAACTTCGGCTTCGTTTAATCTATGATGTAAATGTTAAAGTGGAATCTGTTACTGTATGATCATTTTCAGTTAGTATTAGTACATAATAGGTTTTCATTTGCTTTCTTGTGTTTTCATTCAGTTCATATATAGAATTTAAATAAGAAATCTAAGAAATCTATCTGTTTACTGCATGGACTTCACATGTAACAACTAGTATTTAAGTATTCATCGGTGAAgtttaaaaattaagaaattattttttttaaaaacggcaTACATAAATAATTGTATCTATGAATCATTTACTACATTCAGACAAttgtaattttgtgtttttctcaaatattttcttttaaactctGTACTACAATTACAAAACTTGCCATCAAAACGCATTTTTTGGTTTTCACCTGTTTTCAAGTAAAattatttaacacatttttttggTCATTTTCTATCCGATCTGCGCGCGTTATGTACACATGAGATTTCCACAATCGTGTTATTAAAAAGACAGTACGATTtatgaaatatctaaatataatatttttcattaggGTTATACGGTACAAGTTAAGGTCATATTTGGTATCGTAACTGTTAACATTTCCATAAAACCATGctgtttttacaaatttaatcAAGTTCCACTGTTAATTGAATCAGTCACCAACTGCGTTTATCAGTTTCTTGTAGCAATTTGATGGAGCATTTTTTACAGACAAAGACCAGCTATCTATATAAAAGCATAACACCAACACTTATGTTTAAAGAGTATTTTGAACACTGTCCTATTTctatagtaaatattttattgtgatCTGAAATAAGTGAGGGTTTACCCGATTTTAATGACATAATACGGTAATATATAGTTATCCACATTTTTAGAATAAACACTGTTTTTTATTGCATTTCAGGTCTGGTTTCAAAACAGACGAGCAAAATGGCGTAAAAGAGAAAAGGTGCTGGGCAGAGAAAGTCCAAATTTCCTCCATGGGGATTCTAGTCTAGGTCTATCTGATTTGCCTCACGGATCACCACATATCCCAGGTTTCCAGTCTCCAATGGAGGCATTCTGGTCCAATCGAGTGCCGCACCTTACAGGTCTGAATCCAATGATGTCGATGCCACACGGTCCGAGCGCACTTTCTAGTCTTGCTGCGCAGTACATGCAGGGAAAAATAAACTTCAGTGGCCTTTTCCCGAGTTATATGATGAATGGTGGGGCTCCCGTGCAGTCTGGGTTTCCGGGCGTTTACTTGCGGCCCGGTATTCATGATCTAGCCTCAGCCCATGCGGCGGCAGCCGCCAGCCTCAGCCAACACATGAATGGAAGATTCCATTCTCCGGAACCCGAACAGGGCCTCGACTTCAGGAGATCAAGCATTGACAAACTGCGTCTGAAGGCACAGGAACACTCCCACATGGACAGATCGAGCCCAGCTTCTCCCGAAATCAAAATTGAGAGTCGTCCTAGATCATGAGACCATGTGCAGTTGAACTAATTAGTTAAAGTGCAAAATTAAGAGACATGACAATTGTCAGTGAGCGTGTGA
Proteins encoded:
- the LOC123565750 gene encoding retinal homeobox protein Rx1-like; the encoded protein is MIKTFWKMENSEKVVEKVPTPKPLSSSVKYSIDSILGRTDKKISADEHLPAQVICEQPRCITVSSPSADVTERSPGTSRNGENYFDSSPEKSDHSEHSPPCLDNSQSDFNTSMSDQEDATGSSSSKPRKLRRSRTTFTTFQLHQLERAFEKTQYPDVFTREELAMRLDLSEARVQVWFQNRRAKWRKREKVLGRESPNFLHGDSSLGLSDLPHGSPHIPGFQSPMEAFWSNRVPHLTGLNPMMSMPHGPSALSSLAAQYMQGKINFSGLFPSYMMNGGAPVQSGFPGVYLRPGIHDLASAHAAAAASLSQHMNGRFHSPEPEQGLDFRRSSIDKLRLKAQEHSHMDRSSPASPEIKIESRPRS